One segment of Bacillus horti DNA contains the following:
- a CDS encoding iron-siderophore ABC transporter substrate-binding protein — MRNQKQLFKGLLIIAAIIVFLVGCSSPSSNDETPTTIANENETETENNDTTNTETTDSQEVEEVDYPIVIEHAFGETVIESKPERIATIQWANHDVALALGVVPVGFSAANFGVEDDSGLLPWTAAKLDELGVTEPNIYQDTDGLDFEAIADSNPDVILAAYSGITQEDYDILVQIAPVVPYTNTPWVTTWREQIMLNAKGMGMEAEGEELIATTENLIQEKASEYPEMEGKKVVWVNFSANDMSRLHLYTPVDPRVSFLNELGMVNPESVTEQIEDENSYSLRLSAENADVLNDADILIGYGDESLYEAVKADPLLGQIPAIQRGSVVFIGNGTSLAASGTPNPLSIAYTIDDYLELIGESISKINE; from the coding sequence ATGAGAAATCAAAAGCAATTATTCAAAGGCTTACTTATTATAGCTGCCATTATAGTATTCCTAGTTGGGTGCTCTAGTCCATCATCTAATGATGAGACACCAACTACCATAGCAAACGAGAATGAAACTGAAACGGAAAATAATGATACGACTAATACTGAAACAACTGATTCTCAAGAAGTAGAAGAGGTTGACTATCCGATTGTCATTGAGCATGCTTTTGGTGAAACTGTTATTGAGAGTAAGCCTGAACGAATTGCCACTATCCAATGGGCAAATCATGATGTTGCACTTGCTCTTGGAGTTGTACCTGTAGGCTTTTCAGCAGCGAACTTTGGTGTAGAGGATGACAGCGGGCTATTGCCATGGACAGCGGCAAAGCTTGATGAGCTTGGAGTAACTGAGCCGAATATATATCAGGATACGGACGGTTTAGACTTTGAAGCTATTGCCGATTCTAATCCGGATGTTATTCTGGCTGCCTATTCAGGTATCACACAAGAGGATTACGATATTCTTGTTCAAATCGCTCCAGTTGTGCCTTATACGAATACACCTTGGGTTACGACTTGGCGTGAGCAAATCATGCTGAACGCAAAAGGTATGGGTATGGAAGCAGAAGGTGAAGAACTAATTGCGACTACTGAAAACTTGATTCAGGAGAAAGCAAGCGAGTATCCAGAGATGGAAGGGAAGAAAGTGGTATGGGTGAACTTCTCAGCGAATGACATGTCTCGTCTACATCTATATACCCCTGTGGACCCTCGTGTTTCTTTCTTGAATGAGCTAGGAATGGTTAATCCAGAAAGTGTGACGGAGCAGATTGAGGATGAAAATAGCTATTCCTTACGATTAAGTGCTGAGAACGCCGATGTTTTAAACGATGCGGATATCTTAATCGGCTATGGTGATGAAAGCTTGTATGAAGCGGTGAAAGCCGATCCACTACTTGGTCAAATTCCAGCCATCCAAAGAGGATCTGTAGTGTTTATAGGAAATGGTACATCCTTAGCGGCCTCAGGTACTCCAAATCCACTTTCTATTGCGTATACGATTGATGATTACCTGGAATTAATCGGAGAATCCATTAGTAAAATCAATGAATGA
- a CDS encoding FecCD family ABC transporter permease: protein MNDVSTDKNKRLSIYLPKHFKKVLVLSIILLGICVVLSLVLGSRMISWDELIAGLFQPEVDSYGANVVRQRIARTIFSLFCGAALGVSGALMQAVTRNPIADPSILGVNTGAALFIVIGMAFWNISTASEYIWLALIGAMITAVFVYGIGSMGRGGATPLKLVLAGAATSAALSSLVSAIMLPRAYVMNQFRFWQVGSVGAANWSVIGTFLPFLITGIVLGVIAASALNALALGDEVAKGQGVRTGVLKLVAAFAGVILCGATTALAGPIGFVGLLSAHLIRLLLGPDMRFIIPMSAIAGAVVLTLSDVSGRIIGSPGELEAGVVTAFIGAPLLILLAMRMKVRSL from the coding sequence ATGAATGATGTGTCGACTGATAAAAACAAAAGGCTAAGCATCTATCTCCCTAAGCATTTTAAAAAGGTGCTAGTCCTTTCAATAATTTTACTAGGTATATGCGTGGTGCTGTCACTAGTCCTAGGCTCTCGTATGATCAGCTGGGATGAGCTGATAGCCGGTCTATTTCAACCTGAAGTGGACTCCTACGGGGCGAACGTCGTTCGCCAAAGGATTGCTCGTACCATATTCAGCTTATTTTGTGGTGCGGCACTCGGTGTATCTGGAGCTTTGATGCAGGCTGTCACACGTAATCCAATTGCTGACCCGAGCATACTTGGCGTAAACACAGGTGCAGCCTTGTTCATTGTTATTGGCATGGCATTTTGGAATATAAGTACGGCTAGTGAGTACATCTGGCTGGCTTTAATTGGAGCTATGATTACCGCTGTATTCGTATACGGAATCGGCTCCATGGGGCGTGGTGGTGCTACGCCCCTTAAGCTTGTCTTAGCAGGAGCTGCTACAAGTGCAGCCCTCTCCTCTCTGGTGAGTGCCATCATGCTTCCACGCGCTTATGTTATGAATCAATTTCGATTTTGGCAAGTTGGAAGTGTAGGGGCAGCTAATTGGAGTGTAATTGGCACGTTCCTTCCTTTTCTGATTACAGGTATTGTACTGGGAGTGATAGCAGCTTCGGCGCTCAATGCATTGGCATTAGGAGATGAGGTGGCTAAAGGGCAGGGTGTACGGACGGGAGTTTTGAAACTAGTCGCTGCATTTGCAGGTGTTATATTGTGTGGGGCAACAACTGCTTTGGCAGGCCCTATTGGCTTTGTCGGTCTGTTATCCGCTCATCTCATCCGGCTTCTGCTTGGACCTGATATGCGTTTTATCATCCCAATGTCAGCAATAGCTGGCGCTGTTGTATTAACATTATCCGATGTTAGTGGTAGAATCATCGGCAGTCCTGGAGAGCTTGAAGCAGGTGTTGTAACTGCTTTTATAGGAGCTCCGTTACTTATACTACTCGCTATGAGAATGAAAGTGCGTTCATTATGA
- a CDS encoding FecCD family ABC transporter permease produces the protein MKNINKSITFIMEGRLRRWRRWIVVTSLLTLLACILSCTMLLLGNTLYSVQDVVSALLGEQISGVSFAVNTIRLPRLIAGLLAGFAFGLAGNTFQTMLRNPLANPDVIGITAGSSAAALVCILIFQTSNFVVSVSSVIAGLVTVSFIYAMSRGKSFSIGRLILVGIGIQAMLSSVISYLLMVGDQQDIPTALRWLSGSLNGSQMNSLPPLAITVLICAPIVIVLGKHLSILELGEQSASSLGLNTDRTLMLLILSSVCLIALATATTGPIAFVAFLSGPIAKRLVGVGFSNVIPAGLVGVNLVLAADLIGQFAFDVRFPVGIITGILGAPYLLYLLIRMNRKGSL, from the coding sequence ATGAAAAATATAAATAAATCAATTACATTCATTATGGAGGGTAGACTTCGAAGGTGGCGCAGGTGGATCGTGGTTACTAGCTTACTTACGCTACTCGCCTGTATCCTAAGCTGTACAATGCTTTTGCTGGGTAATACCTTGTATTCGGTTCAAGATGTGGTCTCAGCACTTTTGGGTGAACAGATTAGTGGGGTATCCTTTGCAGTCAATACGATCCGTCTGCCTAGGCTGATAGCAGGTCTCTTAGCTGGATTTGCCTTTGGTCTTGCCGGCAACACCTTTCAGACAATGCTACGCAATCCTTTAGCTAATCCAGATGTGATCGGTATAACTGCCGGTTCAAGTGCAGCAGCCCTTGTTTGTATCCTTATCTTTCAGACAAGTAATTTTGTTGTTTCCGTTTCGTCAGTCATTGCAGGTTTGGTTACAGTATCCTTTATATACGCAATGTCCAGAGGGAAGTCATTTTCGATTGGAAGATTAATTCTAGTAGGGATTGGAATACAGGCCATGCTCAGCTCAGTCATATCTTATCTTCTGATGGTGGGAGATCAACAGGATATTCCTACAGCGCTCCGCTGGCTCAGTGGTAGTCTCAATGGCTCTCAGATGAATTCACTCCCGCCACTTGCGATCACAGTATTGATCTGTGCTCCAATCGTAATCGTGTTAGGTAAGCATCTTAGTATTTTAGAGCTAGGGGAACAATCAGCTTCTTCTCTTGGATTAAATACAGACAGGACTCTGATGCTACTTATTTTAAGCTCCGTTTGTTTAATTGCTCTAGCTACTGCGACAACGGGACCGATTGCTTTCGTCGCTTTTCTGTCAGGGCCGATCGCCAAACGATTAGTTGGTGTGGGCTTTTCAAACGTTATTCCAGCAGGTTTAGTTGGTGTGAACTTAGTTTTGGCGGCGGATTTAATTGGACAATTTGCTTTTGATGTCCGCTTTCCAGTGGGTATCATTACCGGTATCTTAGGAGCGCCTTATTTGCTCTATTTACTTATTCGTATGAATCGAAAGGGAAGCTTATAA
- a CDS encoding ABC transporter ATP-binding protein, whose protein sequence is MKRIHQFQTEQIIAGYDNKTILQGVTLEIPSNQISVIIGANACGKSTLLKTMARLIKAESGVISLDGKLISKFPPKQLARVLGLLPQSPIVPEGISVADLVGRGRFPHQSILKGWTKGDYEAVAEAMDIMNITELADRNIDELSGGQRQRVWIAMALAQQTDILFLDEPTTFLDITYQVEILDLLTDLNRKHGTTIVMVLHDINLSARYADHIFALRQGELVAEGEPSEVITSALVKDIFGLNCMVIKDPVSGSPLVIPKGRHHANDGQGDK, encoded by the coding sequence ATGAAACGGATACACCAATTTCAAACTGAACAAATCATAGCAGGATACGACAACAAAACGATTCTTCAAGGTGTCACCCTTGAGATTCCTAGTAATCAAATTAGCGTAATTATTGGAGCAAATGCCTGTGGTAAATCTACCCTTCTTAAAACGATGGCAAGATTAATCAAGGCCGAATCAGGAGTCATTAGCTTGGATGGAAAGCTAATCAGCAAATTCCCTCCTAAGCAATTAGCACGGGTTTTGGGGCTGCTTCCGCAATCACCTATTGTGCCTGAGGGCATATCTGTTGCTGATTTGGTTGGACGTGGAAGATTTCCTCACCAGTCCATACTCAAAGGCTGGACTAAGGGGGATTATGAAGCTGTTGCTGAAGCTATGGATATTATGAATATCACAGAGCTTGCAGACCGAAATATAGACGAGTTATCTGGAGGACAAAGACAACGTGTGTGGATTGCTATGGCTCTGGCACAGCAAACAGACATTTTGTTTTTAGATGAGCCGACAACATTTTTAGATATCACTTATCAGGTAGAGATCCTAGATCTGCTCACCGACCTGAACCGAAAACACGGCACAACAATTGTGATGGTTCTACATGATATTAACCTGTCGGCTCGTTACGCAGATCATATCTTTGCCCTGCGTCAGGGGGAGCTTGTGGCTGAAGGAGAACCATCTGAGGTCATTACCAGTGCATTGGTTAAAGACATATTTGGTCTCAATTGCATGGTGATTAAAGACCCTGTTTCTGGTTCTCCACTAGTGATTCCTAAAGGAAGGCATCATGCTAATGATGGGCAAGGAGATAAGTAA
- a CDS encoding SDR family NAD(P)-dependent oxidoreductase, which translates to MGKFEDKVVIITGAAGGIGKVTAKKLAEQGAKLALVDLKLEAVQEVISEMRLNDSNALALQANVANEDEVKAYVDTTVNKFGKIDGFFNNAGIEGITANVEDYPTETFELVLNINVKGVFFGLKYVVPVMKKQGYGSIVNTASGAGLIGSPGFVGYNSSKHAVIGMTKVVALEVAPHNVRVNALAPGVINTRMMRQIEKNTVPEDAEGAKQAFSAAVPMGRYGEAEEVANVALFLLSDDASYVTQSIYTVDGGQMSQ; encoded by the coding sequence ATGGGAAAATTTGAAGATAAAGTGGTTATTATTACAGGAGCTGCTGGAGGGATTGGTAAAGTAACAGCGAAAAAGCTTGCAGAACAAGGAGCAAAGCTTGCTCTTGTAGATTTGAAGCTAGAAGCGGTTCAAGAGGTTATTTCTGAAATGAGACTAAATGACTCCAATGCACTTGCTTTGCAAGCTAATGTAGCAAATGAGGATGAGGTTAAAGCATACGTAGACACTACAGTTAATAAATTCGGAAAAATTGATGGCTTCTTCAACAATGCTGGAATCGAGGGTATAACAGCCAATGTTGAAGATTATCCTACCGAGACGTTTGAGCTTGTTTTAAACATTAACGTAAAAGGTGTTTTCTTTGGCTTAAAATACGTTGTTCCAGTAATGAAAAAACAGGGCTACGGAAGTATCGTCAATACGGCCTCCGGAGCAGGCTTGATCGGGTCACCAGGCTTCGTAGGCTACAACAGCTCTAAGCATGCCGTAATTGGGATGACTAAAGTTGTTGCTCTAGAGGTAGCTCCTCACAACGTTAGAGTTAATGCCTTGGCTCCAGGTGTAATTAATACACGTATGATGCGCCAAATTGAAAAGAACACTGTTCCTGAAGATGCTGAAGGAGCTAAACAAGCGTTCAGCGCTGCCGTACCTATGGGAAGATATGGAGAGGCAGAGGAAGTTGCCAATGTAGCTTTGTTCCTGTTATCTGACGATGCATCCTATGTTACACAATCCATCTATACCGTTGATGGCGGGCAAATGAGTCAGTAA
- a CDS encoding DUF2935 domain-containing protein, giving the protein MSNEFVERSLEEVRFWSRIMKEHSLFLKLGFRCEDTQLINEAEQFYAIFESIENRANTFTEGTDAQVIRQFNEEVYSAASYIWVFKRKVLGLILQCKLPGANNFPLLVDHVSREANYFRNRLMELNMGRMEPLPDAIIDENVFFLKIMADHAKFISHLLDPSERRLVEQANHFSEEFDQLLFQAQDLSSMRPQSQTVPLLDQFLDQNRVSVKSLRDFKKTARDLIDACKIKSIIHPLLADHVFREAEHFLVIIDMFEDSLTGKPVDLRDIH; this is encoded by the coding sequence TTGTCAAACGAGTTTGTCGAGCGATCACTAGAAGAGGTACGATTTTGGTCAAGAATAATGAAAGAGCACTCTCTATTCCTTAAACTAGGATTCAGATGTGAAGATACTCAATTAATTAATGAAGCAGAGCAATTTTATGCTATTTTTGAGTCCATTGAAAACCGAGCCAATACATTTACAGAGGGAACAGACGCTCAGGTGATTAGACAGTTTAATGAAGAAGTCTATAGTGCCGCTTCTTACATTTGGGTTTTCAAGAGAAAAGTCCTTGGCTTAATTTTGCAATGTAAGCTCCCTGGCGCTAATAATTTCCCTTTGTTGGTCGATCATGTAAGTAGGGAAGCGAATTATTTTAGGAATCGATTAATGGAGTTAAATATGGGACGCATGGAGCCTCTACCAGATGCAATTATTGATGAGAATGTATTTTTTCTAAAAATAATGGCTGATCATGCAAAGTTTATCAGTCATTTATTAGACCCTTCTGAGAGAAGACTTGTAGAGCAAGCCAATCATTTTAGCGAAGAGTTTGACCAACTACTTTTCCAAGCTCAGGATCTTAGCTCAATGCGCCCTCAATCCCAAACTGTACCACTGCTAGATCAGTTTCTTGATCAGAACAGAGTTTCGGTTAAGTCGCTTCGTGATTTCAAGAAAACAGCACGTGATTTAATTGATGCCTGCAAAATTAAAAGCATTATTCATCCTCTTTTAGCTGATCATGTTTTCCGAGAAGCAGAGCATTTCTTAGTTATTATTGATATGTTTGAGGACAGTCTTACAGGCAAACCTGTCGATCTCAGAGATATACATTGA
- a CDS encoding GNAT family N-acetyltransferase: protein MSLFIKVRLAKKEDVDQLVKMRWDFTNEHRQIPVEDKEYDAFYDECKSFLLEAIHNGRWFIWVAETEEQIVSHIYIELINKVPRPGRKTNPFTYMTNVYTLPEYRGKGIGSQLLQEIESWSKDNEYKFIIVWPSDESIDFYKRNGYKLCNDPMELVIE, encoded by the coding sequence ATGAGTTTATTCATAAAAGTTAGATTAGCAAAAAAAGAAGATGTAGATCAACTAGTTAAAATGAGATGGGATTTTACAAACGAACACAGACAGATTCCGGTTGAAGATAAAGAGTACGATGCATTCTATGATGAATGTAAGTCATTTTTGTTAGAGGCAATTCATAATGGCAGGTGGTTTATATGGGTTGCTGAAACTGAAGAACAGATCGTTTCTCATATTTATATTGAGCTTATTAATAAGGTTCCTAGACCAGGTAGGAAGACAAACCCGTTTACATACATGACAAACGTTTATACTTTGCCGGAATACAGAGGTAAGGGAATAGGAAGTCAGTTGCTTCAGGAAATTGAGAGCTGGTCAAAGGATAATGAATATAAATTTATTATTGTTTGGCCAAGTGATGAGAGTATAGATTTTTATAAAAGAAACGGATATAAGTTATGCAATGATCCGATGGAATTAGTAATAGAATAG
- a CDS encoding DinB family protein, whose protein sequence is MELYEINQKLRETRDELLETLKGLNADQLNKRKDPNTWSISQICEHLCKTEELYVIAIKKGLSRKEDSFIEKKSLDFLLDRSTKLEAPDIAKPTDAYLEYDDIIKKLSNSRLKLHELLNTVEDPSILSRRHFVHPVFREMLLIEWVRSLYLHEQRHMKQINEIKDRLP, encoded by the coding sequence ATGGAACTTTATGAAATTAATCAAAAATTAAGAGAAACTAGAGACGAATTACTCGAAACTCTTAAGGGATTGAATGCAGATCAATTAAATAAACGCAAAGACCCAAACACTTGGAGCATTAGTCAAATATGTGAACACCTATGTAAGACAGAAGAATTGTATGTCATTGCCATAAAGAAGGGATTAAGTAGGAAAGAGGATTCGTTCATAGAAAAAAAATCATTAGACTTTCTACTTGATAGAAGTACGAAGTTAGAAGCTCCAGACATTGCTAAACCAACGGATGCTTATTTAGAATATGATGATATCATCAAAAAATTGAGCAACTCAAGACTGAAGTTACATGAATTATTAAACACAGTAGAGGATCCATCAATCTTAAGTAGAAGACATTTTGTACACCCTGTCTTTAGAGAAATGTTATTAATTGAATGGGTTAGGTCGCTGTACTTACATGAACAAAGACATATGAAGCAAATTAATGAAATTAAGGATCGTTTACCATAA
- a CDS encoding ABC transporter substrate-binding protein yields the protein MSKKWLFILIAILAVVSGCGQTTGSGEDTIKLGITQYVEHPSLDAAREGFIEALADHGYVEGENLTIDLQNAQTNSGTNATIAQQFASGDYDLILAIATPSAQAVVTQVRDTGKDTPIFFTAITDPVAAGLIESFEEPGSNVTGTSDTHPDAVSNVLKAAKEMFPQAEKVGIIYDAGEDNSVENVAQAKEVLNELGLEAVEKTATDPNGVSTAANSLIGEADVIYIPLDNLVVSNLESVGMVAQENGIPIFVGEGDSVERAGGGFVGYGFKYFDLGYQTGEMAVKVIKDGVNPADIPAERPSTLGLYVNYKNAEAQGISNSKDLIRNLPEELRQNLVEFE from the coding sequence TTGTCTAAAAAGTGGTTATTTATCCTGATCGCAATCTTGGCTGTTGTAAGCGGTTGCGGGCAGACAACCGGTAGTGGAGAGGATACGATTAAGCTTGGCATTACTCAGTATGTGGAGCATCCTTCTCTTGATGCGGCACGTGAAGGATTTATAGAGGCTCTAGCAGATCATGGTTATGTTGAAGGGGAAAATCTAACGATTGACCTACAAAATGCCCAAACCAATAGTGGAACAAATGCAACGATCGCTCAGCAGTTTGCTTCAGGAGATTATGACCTGATTTTGGCGATTGCTACACCAAGTGCTCAGGCGGTAGTGACACAGGTACGTGACACTGGAAAAGATACACCGATTTTCTTTACCGCAATTACCGATCCTGTTGCTGCTGGTCTAATTGAAAGCTTTGAAGAGCCGGGATCGAACGTTACAGGTACGTCAGATACTCACCCTGATGCCGTTTCAAATGTGCTAAAAGCAGCTAAAGAAATGTTCCCGCAAGCAGAAAAGGTTGGAATCATCTATGACGCGGGGGAGGATAACTCTGTTGAAAACGTAGCACAAGCAAAAGAAGTGTTGAATGAGCTCGGATTGGAAGCGGTGGAGAAAACGGCTACAGACCCGAACGGAGTCAGTACGGCTGCGAATTCACTTATCGGTGAAGCTGATGTGATCTACATTCCTTTAGATAACCTTGTTGTTAGTAATCTAGAGTCTGTAGGTATGGTTGCCCAGGAAAATGGCATCCCGATATTTGTCGGTGAAGGCGATTCTGTGGAAAGAGCCGGAGGAGGATTTGTAGGCTACGGCTTCAAATATTTTGATTTAGGCTACCAAACAGGAGAAATGGCTGTAAAGGTGATCAAAGATGGAGTTAATCCAGCGGATATTCCGGCAGAACGTCCATCTACTTTAGGGTTATATGTAAACTATAAAAATGCTGAAGCACAAGGCATTAGTAACAGTAAGGACCTTATCCGAAATCTACCTGAGGAGCTAAGACAAAACCTAGTTGAGTTTGAGTGA
- a CDS encoding ABC transporter permease: MAQLYGAIEIGLIFAIMALGVYITFRILNFPDLTVDGSFTSGGAVAAVMIVSGVSPLLSTFSALIVGFIFGCFTGIIHTKGKINGLLAGILAMIALYSINLRIMGRPNVALISEETLKQQVKGFFSDYLPFLARFDLIIAMALVVLLIKLALDWFLKTEIGMAIRATGDNQRMIRSYTVNTDISIILGVGLSNGLVALSGALFAQYQGNANATMGVGMIIIGLASVIIGEAIFGTKTLRRVTMAVAGGSIIYYFAVSLALRLGLNASDLRLITAIIVIFALVAPQIMKALHEKRKRAIRQQQADQVREEIKS, translated from the coding sequence ATGGCACAGCTCTATGGAGCCATTGAAATTGGACTTATTTTTGCCATTATGGCATTAGGTGTATATATTACTTTTCGTATTCTTAATTTTCCTGATCTGACGGTAGACGGGAGCTTTACCTCTGGAGGTGCAGTAGCAGCCGTTATGATTGTATCGGGGGTTTCACCGCTTTTATCTACTTTTAGTGCCCTAATAGTTGGCTTTATCTTCGGTTGCTTTACCGGTATCATCCATACGAAAGGAAAAATCAATGGGCTTCTGGCAGGGATTCTTGCCATGATTGCTCTGTATTCGATCAATTTGAGGATCATGGGACGACCTAATGTGGCATTGATTTCAGAAGAAACACTGAAGCAGCAGGTCAAAGGCTTTTTCAGCGATTATCTCCCTTTTTTGGCTAGGTTTGATCTAATTATCGCCATGGCCCTGGTTGTGCTCTTGATCAAGCTGGCTTTAGACTGGTTTCTAAAAACTGAAATTGGGATGGCCATACGTGCAACAGGGGATAACCAACGTATGATTCGCAGCTATACAGTAAACACAGATATTTCAATTATCCTGGGAGTAGGGCTATCCAACGGACTTGTTGCCCTATCAGGGGCGCTCTTTGCTCAGTACCAAGGAAATGCAAATGCTACGATGGGAGTTGGGATGATCATTATTGGCCTCGCTTCCGTTATTATTGGGGAGGCTATTTTTGGCACTAAAACACTCCGCCGAGTTACAATGGCTGTCGCAGGTGGTTCGATTATTTACTATTTTGCGGTTTCTTTGGCTCTAAGACTAGGGTTAAATGCTTCAGATTTGCGTTTAATAACAGCCATCATAGTTATTTTTGCTCTAGTTGCTCCTCAAATCATGAAAGCACTTCATGAAAAACGAAAAAGGGCTATCCGTCAGCAACAGGCTGATCAGGTAAGAGAAGAGATAAAGTCATAA
- a CDS encoding ABC transporter ATP-binding protein, protein MLRLQKIQKIFNEGTTDQKIALQAIDLHLEPGDFVTVIGSNGAGKSTLMNIISGVMIPDIGTIEIDGKRVNHLKEHQRAPMIGRVFQDPMAGTAPNMTIEENLALAYSRDKRRTLRSGINKQRRTLFREALESLNLGLENRLSAKVGLLSGGERQALSLLMATFTKPKMLLLDEHTAALDPARAELITSLTQEIIKDGNLTAIMVTHNMQQALDLGNRLIMMDHGRIILEVQHEEKEQLTIDKLLAEFKRLRGETFASDKAILG, encoded by the coding sequence ATGCTTCGACTTCAAAAAATCCAGAAAATATTTAATGAGGGAACCACAGATCAAAAAATTGCTTTACAGGCTATTGACCTTCACTTAGAGCCCGGAGATTTTGTTACAGTAATAGGTAGCAACGGAGCGGGAAAATCTACTTTGATGAATATCATCTCAGGGGTTATGATTCCCGATATTGGAACGATTGAAATCGATGGGAAGAGAGTCAATCATCTAAAAGAGCATCAACGTGCCCCTATGATAGGACGAGTTTTCCAGGATCCAATGGCTGGAACAGCACCGAATATGACTATTGAGGAGAACTTGGCACTCGCCTATTCTAGGGATAAGAGAAGAACGCTTAGAAGTGGAATTAATAAACAGAGAAGAACTTTATTCCGTGAAGCGCTTGAATCGCTGAATCTTGGACTTGAGAACCGCTTATCTGCTAAGGTTGGCTTGCTTTCAGGTGGTGAGCGTCAGGCGCTGAGCTTGTTAATGGCCACGTTTACAAAACCCAAAATGCTGCTGCTTGATGAACATACGGCAGCTCTTGACCCTGCAAGAGCAGAGCTTATTACAAGTCTCACACAGGAGATCATTAAAGATGGAAATCTTACGGCAATTATGGTCACACATAATATGCAGCAGGCTTTGGATCTGGGGAATCGGCTAATCATGATGGACCATGGTAGAATTATATTAGAGGTACAGCACGAAGAAAAGGAACAGTTGACTATAGATAAGCTACTCGCAGAATTCAAACGCCTTCGTGGAGAGACGTTTGCCAGTGACAAAGCAATATTAGGGTAA
- a CDS encoding AAA family ATPase, with product MFFLQMSGFPGSGKSTLSREIAKRTGALIIDHDITKSAMIKSLGSMKLDSKDLGKVSYEVDWAYIEFYLSQGYDVILDSPCLYSEMIEKGLYLSRKYQARYKYVECYLNDYSEISYRLRNRSRMASQISEAHKESFNHFIDASKRPSDHKYLIVDTSNPLEVYFDEVICYLDEV from the coding sequence ATGTTTTTTCTTCAAATGTCAGGGTTTCCTGGTTCAGGTAAGTCTACTCTTTCAAGAGAAATAGCTAAACGAACGGGTGCCCTTATTATTGACCACGACATTACAAAGTCAGCTATGATAAAATCCTTAGGAAGCATGAAGCTTGATTCAAAAGATTTAGGGAAAGTATCTTATGAAGTGGATTGGGCATACATAGAATTTTACTTATCTCAAGGTTATGATGTCATTTTAGATAGTCCTTGTCTTTATTCTGAGATGATAGAGAAAGGTCTATATTTAAGCAGAAAGTATCAGGCAAGATACAAGTACGTAGAATGCTACCTAAATGATTATTCAGAGATCAGTTACAGACTTCGAAATAGATCTCGTATGGCTAGCCAAATCTCTGAGGCTCACAAAGAATCATTTAATCATTTTATTGATGCTAGTAAAAGACCATCTGATCACAAATATCTCATTGTTGATACTTCTAATCCGTTAGAGGTGTATTTTGATGAAGTTATCTGTTATTTAGATGAAGTATAG
- a CDS encoding type II toxin-antitoxin system RelE/ParE family toxin has protein sequence MAGAKRSIIWTVSAFKDLQNIVEFISQDSTYYGLAFYDDIMNKAQSLIDFPQRGRIVPEMDDPNLREVFVHRYRLIYQIHPSNIIIKTIVHGARDIFQIDDR, from the coding sequence ATGGCTGGGGCAAAACGATCAATAATTTGGACGGTATCTGCATTTAAAGATCTCCAGAATATCGTTGAGTTTATTTCTCAAGATTCTACTTATTATGGACTAGCTTTCTATGATGATATTATGAATAAAGCTCAAAGCCTAATAGACTTTCCACAAAGAGGGAGGATAGTTCCAGAGATGGATGATCCTAATTTGAGGGAAGTTTTTGTGCATAGATATAGATTAATTTATCAAATACATCCCAGCAATATAATTATTAAAACTATTGTTCACGGAGCAAGAGATATTTTTCAAATTGATGATAGATAA